ACTCCAAACACTTTCCAGACCTCTGATTTTCCCACTCCTGTAGTAGCGATGGTGAATTCACCTGCGGCAAGTTTAGCCTACTTTTCAACAACTCCATCTTCTTCTCCAGGCTAAAGGCGTGCACGCAGCAGCAGGTCTGCCCCCGCCCCTCTCCATGATGCACGTTGCACGCAGCAGCAAACTTTCTTTACGGTGAACAGCTGCGAtgattaataggctaaatgGGGTTTTTTTTTCGCTGAGCAGAAAAGATTAAGCCCAAGGTGAGGgttaatagttggaatgactgaactaggtagatgaggtttaatatagttggaatgactgaacagttaaataggtggatagtttaaaaggttaaattatttgctaggtaggtgaggtttaatatagttggaatgactgaacagttaaataggtggatagtttaaatggttaaattatgttgtggacagaggaaacagttgaacaggatgtgtagagAATGAACCTGAGAAACTGATAGGGTGCAGGttgcctggccacctggcctaggattctaattgcttaacggcccgATTGTGaggtcatcagcccaatgttaagtctatggggaaattttgagtagtttttaatggatagtttaaaaagttacaaagatgaaaaatacaaagcccagatgtcctaagtaagacctacgtaacatagtttgaatgaagtttctacgtgaagaagaagaagaagaagaagaagaagaagaagaagaagaagaatgcactgtaattatattCAACTGAACCAAAATGGTTAAAACTTCTATCCTGTTTTGACAATGACAATAGGCGGTCACAAATGTGGCTCACACATTGAGAGCCAATGTCTCAACAGAACAGTTGTCTAACAAAAGACACAAAAACAGAGAAGGCAACTGCAGACTACAATCAACGTATAGACATAATGTGGCACAACCCTCAAAACTGCCATAACCCACATTGTGTGCCGTTAATTACCTGTATATACTGATCCATCAGCTGCTTTAGTGTCTTCAATCTCTGTCCTTGTGCTGCTCTCATGTGCTGAAACATCTTCTGCTGATGCTGGAACATGTTCTGATAGGGACAATTACATGGTCAGATTCCTTACCACTCATATGCTTAGAAGGTAGCGAAAGCCATCAATGGAGAGCCACTTCACCTACCACAAGTTTCTCATCCATTTCTTTTGACTTTTGCACATCAGTCTTCCATTGCTGAAACACAGCATTGAACTGGCAGGTGTAGTCTTGTGTCAGCTGACCCCTTGAAAACAGCAGTCAGAATTATTTGTTTTACTTGTTACTGACTGAGTGAACTGTTGTTATAAAATATTTCAAAATCGTTATGTGAAAGCCACCTGTTAAACCACATATTAAAATCTCACATGTGGACAAGCAATCTGACCTGTCTCTCTGCTGGTTCTGCCACAATTGCACCATCTTCTGGTTGCTGGTTTTTATTGAAGAACTGGTGAAGGTATGAAGTTGTTTCTTCTTAGCCAGGAAGGCTTGGTTTACATTAGCTGTCAAAAACATAATATTGTAATCTAGCAATTATTtccaaaaaaaataacaagTGCAGATAAGGGACATTACTCAATGACGAATTTAACTACTTGAGTTTTCTTATGTACCTCCAAACTGGTCTATCATGGTCCTGAAGTTCTCCCTGTCGGTGGTTTTAGTAGACAGAATTAGGCTATACAAAACAGTGCATTGACATGTAATGGaatcaaatacaaatacatttatacagacagtCCTTACCCTGGCAACAAATCTTCATTTGACATCAACTGTCTATTCCTTTTGCTTACTGCTGTGGTGTCATCTGGATAATGAAATCAAACAAAATGTTACTTGAATGTGTTTACGTTTAACTTCACTTATGTTAGGTTTTCATAGTGCCACTGTTCATCTACGTACTCTGGTTGTATGCCTAAAGATATTGCAATTGATAAATATTGTGACATACATGTGCAGTGacagttttcagacccttttgAGTTTCACACATGTTGTGATGTGCTGGGCACTCCCAATGCTTCAGAAACGTTCTCGTACACATCCCCAGATCTGTTTAATGCTACCTGTACTTCATAAGACTTTgtcaagatttgggaaagattatTGAAAGATTGGAGTTTTTTAGCTAATGCATTCAAGCTTTACAAAatactacaatctttcaagaatgtGACTTTACTAATTATGTCTAATTCGAG
Above is a genomic segment from Alosa sapidissima isolate fAloSap1 chromosome 4, fAloSap1.pri, whole genome shotgun sequence containing:
- the LOC121707512 gene encoding synaptonemal complex protein 3-like isoform X1 codes for the protein MASKRSHLEENDDTTAVSKRNRQLMSNEDLLPGENFRTMIDQFGANVNQAFLAKKKQLHTFTSSSIKTSNQKMVQLWQNQQRDRGQLTQDYTCQFNAVFQQWKTDVQKSKEMDEKLVNMFQHQQKMFQHMRAAQGQRLKTLKQLMDQYIQSLQEVEKTHNEEQGALLADLRQEMSAYQKNMLIVTQQQEMASVRKSLQSMLM
- the LOC121707512 gene encoding synaptonemal complex protein 3-like isoform X2, whose amino-acid sequence is MASKRSHLEENDDTTAVSKRNRQLMSNEDLLPGENFRTMIDQFGANVNQAFLAKKKQLHTFTSSSIKTSNQKMVQLWQNQQRDRGQLTQDYTCQFNAVFQQWKTDVQKSKEMDEKLVNMFQHQQKMFQHMRAAQGQRLKTLKQLMDQYIQSLQEVEKTHNEEQGALLADLRQEMSAYQKNMLIVTVSSNMSTYFTLTSN